In Scyliorhinus canicula chromosome 18, sScyCan1.1, whole genome shotgun sequence, a single window of DNA contains:
- the LOC119953488 gene encoding RIIa domain-containing protein 1-like, translated as MTDRRPPVPPPHGMEGYDLGALDQEQQDRLWNFKINSRIANEYYLRDHPEVEWLLSDFLRSVLLKRPEDIRVFASEYYTDAKLPEMIQNMRKESSDGTAQN; from the coding sequence ATGACGGATCGGCGGCCCCCCGTGCCTCCGCCGCATGGGATGGAGGGCTACGACCTGGGAGCGCTGGACCAGGAGCAGCAGGACCGGCTCTGGAACTTCAAGATAAATTCTCGAATCGCCAACGAATATTACTTGAGGGACCACCCCGAGGTAGAATGGCTGCTGAGCGACTTTCTGAGGTCTGTACTTCTCAAGAGACCTGAAGATATTCGGGTATTTGCCTCAGAATACTACACGGATGCGAAGCTTCCAGAAATGATCCAGAATATGCGGAAGGAATCTTCAGATGGAACGGCTCAGAACTGA